The following proteins are encoded in a genomic region of Nicotiana sylvestris chromosome 4, ASM39365v2, whole genome shotgun sequence:
- the LOC104214576 gene encoding neutral ceramidase 2-like, whose amino-acid sequence MAKISTSVSQEVSGSSSSLLFQGEVATPPYAKECVPGSFVMTSDFKVERPSSRPGRREPIARYISSITDVGRVRADCRWGDTVLVEIPAREEDIMALKAIFLSGSSSFAFNLCICVGLGEIPLMKEAPLVGGDALVLGEKKKRQESPSVGPSDPKKVKVEDQGRDPTISHSAQDVPREEPSETGSLVNGGDALERSPTILEGGLEVDASFIFGEMAKVLYIQAFTQYQDEVSHHEREKAYLTEQFEKNNALLRGELQARYTEISELSRYVKEMASERDNLQRKIIVNFDSRPVVDAHDLVTPRCCSIIRSVNGEYLIGVGSYDMTGPAAQVNMMGYGNFDQVTGGIHFRLRARTFIVAESSKGPRFAFVNLDAGMASQLVTIKVLERLKLRYGNLYSEENIAISGTHTHAGPGGYLQYVTYTVTSLGFVPQSFEAIVTAIEHSIVQAHDNLKPGSIFINKGDLENAGINRSPSAYIFNPKEERSKYVNNVDTLMTLLKFVDGETGKSVGAFSWFATHGTSMSRDNKLISGDNKGAAARFFEDWFASQEKNSSTNSTTYSKVLGSNQALFYKASKIKPTGGKTCANTTSQGFKVRKNKELKFVGAFCQSNVGDVSPNVRGAFCIDSGLPCDFNHSSCHGNDQLCVGRGPGYPDEILSTKIIGERQFQKAVELFTSAKQELTGKIDYRHVYLNFTNIKVQLEGNKVVQTCPAALGPGFAAGTTDGPGVFGFQQGDTEINPFWKKLRDVLREPSPYQVGCQKPKTVLLDTGEMFWPYPWAPAILPIQIIRLGSLIILSVPGEFTTMAGRRLREAVKETLISSGNGEFDDENVVIAGLTNAYSQYISTFEEYEQQRYEAASTLYGPHTLSAYIQEFEKLAESMAKGEQIPKGPSPPNLLSIQLSLLPNPTGDSPPQGINFGDIKQDINVPKSGTFKKGDKAIATFWSANPRYDLLTEGTFAVVEMLQGKRWIPTYDDDDFCLIFKWQAENSTSVAAAANATANVNSYGYATLEWEVPDEANLGVYRLRHFGSTKKTKESPNLYYTGASSAFTVS is encoded by the exons ATGGCGAAAATTTCCACTTCTGTTTCCCAGGAGGTCTCGGGTTCATCATCTTCGCTTTTATTTCAAGGCGAAGTGGCTACTCCTCCTTATGCTAAGGAATGTGTCCCAGGATCCTTTGTGATGACCTctgatttcaaggtcgagagaccTTCCTCGAGGCCAGGGCGTCGTGAGCCTATAGCTCGGTATATCAGCTCGATAACGGACGTCGGGAGAGTGAGGGCTGACTGTCGCTGGGGGGATACCGTGCTTGTGGAGATTCCTGCTAGGGAGGAAGATATTATGGCTCTTAAAGCCATCTTTCTGAGT GGTTCTTCATCCTTTGCATTTAACCTCTGCATTTGTGTAGGTCTGGGGGAAATCCCTTTGATGAAGGAGGCACCGCTCGTTGGAGGGGACGCCCTGGTGCTTGGCGAGAAGAAGAAAAGGCAGGAGAGTCCGTCGGTGGGGCCTTCGGATCCCAAGAAGGTTAAGGTGGAAGACCAAG GGAGAGATCCTACCATCTCACATAGTGCGCAAGACGTCCCGCGTGAAGAGCCTTCTGAAACAGGATCACTAGTCAATGGCGGAGATGCACTCGAGAGGTCGCCGACCATTCTCGAGGGAGGTCTTGAGGTTGATGCTTCATTCATTTTCGGCGAGATGG CTAAAGTACTTTATATCCAGGCTTTCACCCAGTATCAGGATGAGGTGAGCCACCACGAGCGCGAGAAAGCCTATCTTACCGAGCAG tttgagaagAACAACGCCCTACTGAGAGGGGAGCTTCAGGCCAGATATACCGAAATTTCCGAGCTTAGTCGGTACGTAAAAGAAATGGCTTCCGAGAGGGACAACCTCCAAAGGAAG ATTATTGTAAACTTTGATTCTAGACcggttgtagatgctcatgacttagtgacaccccgat GTTGTTCGATAATTAGAAGTGTCAATGGGGAATACTTGATAGGAGTTGGAAGTTATGACATGACAGGACCAGCTGCTCAAGTGAACATGATGGGTTACGGTAATTTTGATCAAGTTACTGGCGGTATACATTTTAGGTTAAGAGCTAGGACTTTCATTGTTGCTGAAAGTTCAAAAGGTCCGAGGTTTGCTTTTGTCAATCTTGATGCAGGGATGGCTTCACAACTTGTGACAATTAAGGTACTTGAGAGACTAAAATTAAG GTATGGAAATTTATACAGTGAAGAAAATATTGCAATAAGTGGGACACATACTCATGCTGGTCCAGGAGGTTACTTGCAATATGTGACCTATACTGTAACTTCACTTGGCTTTGTTCCTCAGTCATTTGAGGCCATTGTTACTGCTATTGAACACAGCATTGTCCAAGCTCATGACAATCTAAAGCCTGGTTCCATCTTTATCAACAAAG GGGATCTAGAGAATGCAGGTATAAACAGGAGTCCAAGTGCATATATATTCAACCCTAAAGAAGAGAGGTCCAAATATGTTAACAATGTTGATACTCTAATGACCCTATTGAAATTTGTGGATGGAGAGACTGGAAAAAGTGTTGGTGCATTCAGCTGGTTTGCAACACATGGAACTTCAATGAGCAGAGACAACAAACTCATCAGTGGAGATAACAAGGGTGCAGCTGCTAGGTTCTTTGAGGACTGGTTTGCTTCTCAGGAGAAAAATTCCTCTACAAATTCTACCACTTACTCTAAGGTGTTAG GTAGCAACCAAGCCTTGTTCTATAAAGCATCTAAAATCAAGCCCACAGGAGGAAAAACTTGTGCAAACACAACAAGCCAAGGGTTTAAGGTGAGGAAGAACAAAGAATTGAAATTTGTAGGAGCATTTTGCCAATCAAATGTTGGAGATGTCAGCCCAAATGTGCGTGGAGCATTTTGCATTGATAGTGGATTACCTTGTGATTTTAATCACTCTTCTTGTCATGGCAATGACCAACTTTGTGTGGGCCGTGGGCCTGG ATATCCAGATGAAATCTTGAGTACAAAGATTATTGGAGAGAGACAGTTTCAAAAGGCTGTTGAGCTTTTCACTTCTGCTAAACAAGAATTGACAGGGAAGATTGATTATCGCCACGTGTATCTGAACTTTACAAATATTAAAGTTCAATTAGAAGGGAATAAGGTTGTCCAAACATGCCCTGCAGCATTGGGCCCAGGATTTGCTGCTGGAACTACTGATGGGCCTGGTGTTTTTGGTTTCCAGCAAGGTGATACCGAG ATAAATCCATTTTGGAAGAAGCTAAGAGATGTGTTAAGAGAACCAAGCCCATATCAAGTGGGCTGTCAAAAGCCCAAAACTGTTTTGCTGGATACCGGAGAGATGTTCTGGCCCTATCCATGGGCG CCAGCAATACTTCCAATTCAAATTATTAGGCTGGGAAGTCTCATCATTCTCTCTGTGCCAGGAG AATTTACAACAATGGCTGGTCGTCGATTAAGAGAAGCAGTGAAAGAAACACTAATAAGCAGTGGAAATGGCGAATTTGACGACGAAAATGTTgtcatagcaggcctaaccaacGCTTACTCACAGTATATATCAACTTTTGAAGAATACGAGCAACAAAGATATGAG GCTGCATCTACACTATATGGTCCCCATACATTATCAGCATATATTCAAGAATTCGAGAAGTTAGCTGAATCTATGGCAAAAGGAGAACAAATTCCTAAAGGACCTTCACCTCCAAATCTTTTGTCAATTCAACTTAGTCTACTACCAAATCCTACGGGTGACTCACCTCCACAAGGCATAAATTTTGGTGATATTAAACAAGACATAAATGTACCAAAATCAGGAACATTTAAAAAGGGTGACAAAGCAATTGCTACATTCTGGAGTGCAAATCCAAGATATGACTTACTTACTGAAGGCACATTTGCTGTAGTAGAAATG